In a genomic window of Pelotomaculum thermopropionicum SI:
- the CitB gene encoding response regulator (containing a CheY-like receiver domain and an HTH DNA-binding domain), whose amino-acid sequence MNEFLTSEIQLLLVDDDPLVRRSLRMLFELHDINVVGEASNGEEALKAIARLKPTMILMDVNMPKMDGIQALKAIKTNYPDIQVIILTVHNQHEKVVQAIRDGCSAYVLKDSPPEQLIEVVESVAEGRYFVDTSIANELLVNLVQGTPRRQHPKNLPLLTLREKEVLQLIVNGLSNKEIAGKLNITLRTVKAHVSSILMKLNVNDRTQAAVLAIQENLVQPPG is encoded by the coding sequence ATGAACGAGTTTCTTACAAGCGAAATCCAGCTTTTGCTGGTAGACGACGATCCGCTGGTACGCCGCAGCCTGCGCATGCTGTTTGAACTTCACGATATTAACGTAGTAGGAGAGGCGTCCAACGGGGAGGAAGCCTTAAAAGCCATTGCCAGGCTCAAGCCGACAATGATCCTGATGGACGTTAACATGCCCAAAATGGACGGCATTCAGGCCTTAAAAGCCATTAAAACAAATTACCCGGACATCCAGGTAATTATTTTGACGGTCCACAACCAGCACGAAAAAGTGGTGCAGGCCATTCGCGACGGCTGCTCCGCCTACGTACTGAAGGACAGCCCGCCGGAACAGCTCATAGAAGTGGTCGAAAGCGTAGCGGAGGGCCGCTATTTTGTAGACACTTCCATTGCCAACGAGCTGCTGGTAAACCTAGTCCAGGGAACACCCCGGCGGCAGCATCCCAAAAACCTCCCCCTGCTGACCCTGCGCGAAAAAGAAGTGCTCCAGCTAATCGTCAACGGCCTCAGCAACAAGGAAATAGCAGGGAAGTTGAACATTACCCTGCGTACTGTAAAAGCCCACGTCAGCAGCATATTAATGAAGCTGAACGTTAACGACCGCACCCAGGCCGCCGTTTTAGCCATTCAGGAAAATTTAGTGCAGCCCCCCGGATAA
- the AtoA gene encoding acyl CoA:acetate/3-ketoacid CoA transferase, beta subunit, which produces MPEYSPFEMIAYTGSRVLEDEKIVFVGTGLPIIAAMHAQLTHAPNLYMIYEAGSLAPILEMGMPLSVGDTRAARKAVYLKGLCAVFELTQRGYADYAFIGGAQVDMYGNICSTIEGHNYDKPGIRFPGSGGAGAMAANCEKTIAIMALEKRRFVKKLDFVTSIGYGDGSPDYREKAGVMGSGPYRVITNQALFGFDEETKRMKLLEVAPGKTPEDIQALVDFELIIPPDVKEMAEPTDEDLRLLREVIDKEGYFLKRVIKK; this is translated from the coding sequence ATGCCTGAATACTCCCCATTTGAAATGATAGCCTATACCGGCTCAAGAGTGCTTGAAGACGAAAAGATTGTGTTCGTGGGTACCGGCCTGCCGATTATTGCCGCAATGCATGCCCAGCTTACCCACGCGCCCAACCTTTACATGATATACGAAGCAGGGTCGCTGGCCCCCATTCTGGAGATGGGAATGCCGCTGTCTGTAGGCGACACCAGGGCCGCCCGGAAAGCCGTGTATCTGAAGGGGCTTTGCGCGGTATTTGAGCTGACCCAGAGGGGATATGCGGACTACGCCTTTATTGGCGGCGCCCAGGTTGACATGTACGGCAACATATGCTCGACAATAGAGGGACACAACTACGACAAGCCGGGAATCAGGTTCCCGGGCAGCGGCGGCGCCGGAGCAATGGCGGCCAACTGCGAAAAGACAATTGCCATAATGGCGCTGGAAAAGAGGAGATTTGTCAAGAAGCTGGACTTTGTAACCAGCATCGGCTACGGCGACGGTTCTCCCGACTACCGGGAGAAGGCGGGCGTGATGGGTTCAGGCCCTTACCGGGTAATTACCAACCAGGCCCTGTTCGGCTTCGACGAGGAGACGAAGCGGATGAAACTGCTGGAAGTAGCACCTGGAAAAACGCCGGAAGACATTCAGGCCCTGGTGGATTTCGAACTGATCATTCCGCCGGATGTCAAGGAAATGGCCGAGCCGACAGACGAGGATTTGAGGCTTCTCAGAGAAGTAATCGATAAAGAAGGGTACTTCCTGAAGAGGGTAATCAAGAAGTAA
- the AtoD gene encoding acyl CoA:acetate/3-ketoacid CoA transferase, alpha subunit — MINTVSSKIKNISTLEYKEKKFEYWGPTPDEARKIMVNKSHALKDKRMSLKEAVSKYVKDGINIGIGGFVNTRVPVAIIHEIIRHGARDLTLSFQSNSICPELLAGAMILDPDRISIKRVELAWWGYEIIGIAPLLRYLATNGMIEMDDYTNYGMSVRFKAAAMGIPFIPVRDHGGSDMELVNRGKMIECPFTGKNIYLLPACHPDVGIVHVTAADMYGNARIFGAHCTCPEIAMAATYTIMTAEKIISTENIRTYPNLTEIPYPAVDALTEQPFGAYPGACYGNYWFDMDHLKMFRSICEDFRKTGNKDSLKKYYDEYIFSCETFDDFLEKIGYKNLKKLKDLDGGQPIILT, encoded by the coding sequence ATGATAAACACCGTTAGTTCAAAAATTAAAAATATTTCCACCCTTGAGTACAAGGAGAAAAAATTTGAGTACTGGGGTCCGACTCCTGATGAAGCAAGAAAGATAATGGTAAACAAGTCGCACGCCCTTAAAGATAAAAGAATGTCCTTGAAGGAAGCGGTAAGCAAGTATGTTAAGGACGGCATCAACATCGGCATCGGCGGTTTCGTCAATACCAGGGTTCCGGTTGCAATTATTCATGAAATTATAAGGCATGGTGCCAGAGATCTGACCCTGTCCTTCCAGTCCAACTCCATTTGTCCGGAACTGCTTGCCGGAGCCATGATTCTGGATCCTGACCGGATATCTATTAAGCGGGTCGAGCTGGCCTGGTGGGGGTATGAAATTATCGGCATTGCGCCTCTGCTTCGCTACCTGGCAACCAACGGCATGATTGAAATGGACGACTACACCAACTACGGCATGTCCGTAAGGTTTAAGGCGGCGGCAATGGGCATTCCGTTTATTCCGGTGAGGGACCACGGCGGTTCCGATATGGAGCTGGTCAACAGGGGCAAAATGATCGAGTGCCCGTTCACCGGCAAGAATATTTACCTGCTGCCTGCCTGCCATCCGGATGTCGGCATTGTCCACGTTACCGCCGCAGACATGTACGGCAACGCCAGAATCTTCGGAGCCCACTGCACCTGCCCGGAGATAGCCATGGCCGCCACCTATACCATTATGACTGCGGAGAAAATTATTTCAACTGAAAATATCAGGACTTATCCAAACCTCACCGAAATCCCGTATCCTGCAGTGGATGCTTTAACCGAGCAGCCGTTTGGCGCGTATCCAGGCGCCTGCTATGGAAATTACTGGTTTGACATGGATCACCTGAAGATGTTCCGGAGCATCTGCGAGGACTTCCGCAAGACCGGCAATAAGGACAGCCTGAAGAAGTACTACGACGAGTACATCTTCAGCTGCGAGACCTTTGACGACTTTCTTGAGAAAATCGGGTACAAAAACCTTAAGAAATTAAAGGATTTGGACGGCGGCCAGCCCATTATCCTGACGTAA
- the AtoD gene encoding acyl CoA:acetate/3-ketoacid CoA transferase, alpha subunit, with protein sequence MYWTGLSPDEARQFLANKDKSKRDKRMSLKEAVQKYVKDGDNIGVAGFVNGRQPIAIVHEIIRQGRKDLTLSFQSAGLAIEYLAGAMALDESKNSIKRLELAYWAHEAFGISPLFRYLAENNKVELEDWSNFNMSARFKAGAMGLPFIPCRSPMGSDMLQRNRAKVIDCPFTGRPIMLLPASHPNVAIVHVQEADIYGNCRIQGPLYTCPEIAMASAHTIVTCERLIEHDEMTRYPNRVSIPFFAVDAVIEVPFGAYPGNCHGLYYFDEKHIPEFRNACESFRKGNPGPLKQYYDTYIFGVESTAEFIDRIPFSQIQYVQKIESGIRLEAGFTVIG encoded by the coding sequence ATGTACTGGACAGGCCTTTCACCCGATGAAGCCAGGCAATTCCTGGCAAACAAGGACAAATCAAAAAGAGACAAAAGAATGAGCCTTAAAGAAGCGGTGCAAAAGTACGTCAAGGATGGTGACAATATCGGCGTTGCCGGGTTTGTCAACGGCCGCCAGCCCATTGCAATTGTTCATGAGATCATTAGACAGGGAAGAAAAGACTTGACACTCTCCTTCCAATCGGCCGGTCTGGCCATCGAATACCTGGCCGGAGCTATGGCCCTGGACGAAAGCAAGAACAGCATTAAAAGGCTGGAGCTTGCCTACTGGGCACATGAAGCTTTCGGCATTTCCCCGCTTTTCCGCTACCTCGCCGAAAACAACAAGGTTGAACTCGAAGACTGGAGCAACTTTAACATGTCCGCCCGCTTTAAAGCCGGCGCCATGGGGCTCCCCTTCATTCCCTGCCGCAGCCCTATGGGAAGCGATATGCTTCAGCGCAACAGGGCCAAGGTTATCGACTGCCCCTTTACCGGAAGGCCAATCATGCTTCTGCCTGCCTCCCATCCCAACGTGGCCATCGTTCACGTCCAGGAAGCAGACATTTACGGCAACTGCCGGATTCAAGGCCCGCTCTATACCTGCCCCGAAATTGCCATGGCCTCCGCCCACACCATCGTCACCTGTGAACGGTTAATCGAACACGATGAAATGACCCGGTACCCTAACCGCGTCAGCATACCATTCTTTGCCGTAGACGCAGTCATTGAAGTTCCTTTCGGCGCCTATCCGGGCAACTGTCACGGCCTTTACTACTTTGACGAAAAGCACATTCCGGAATTCAGGAACGCTTGTGAAAGCTTCCGCAAGGGCAATCCCGGCCCGCTCAAGCAGTACTACGATACCTATATCTTCGGCGTGGAGAGCACGGCCGAGTTCATCGACAGGATTCCGTTCAGCCAGATTCAGTACGTGCAAAAGATCGAGTCCGGCATCCGCCTTGAAGCGGGCTTTACGGTAATAGGATAG
- the AtoA gene encoding acyl CoA:acetate/3-ketoacid CoA transferase, beta subunit: protein MPKYATDFTAQEMIVVAGSRTLEDNKVVFAGTGLPMVAITLAQLTHGPGIVPVFEAGAVGPELSRGLPLSVGDSRTTYKANYLLGLNSAFELTQRGYADIGFIGGAEIDPYGNLNSTMMGDFPDGYQKPKTRLPGSGGASDMACSCERTIIIMVHEPRRFNEKLNYITSPGYLDGSPNARWRAGLVGQGPYRVITTKAILGFDDETKRMKLIATLPGETVKSVQDATGFELIIPDDVYEFDPPTEEEIRLIREVIDPKGYFVKKKIKE, encoded by the coding sequence ATGCCGAAATATGCAACCGACTTTACCGCTCAGGAAATGATCGTCGTGGCCGGTTCCAGAACCCTGGAGGACAATAAAGTAGTTTTCGCCGGCACCGGCCTGCCCATGGTGGCCATCACGCTGGCCCAGCTTACCCACGGCCCCGGAATTGTCCCTGTGTTTGAAGCCGGAGCAGTGGGACCGGAACTGTCCCGTGGGCTCCCACTTTCAGTTGGCGACTCCAGAACCACCTACAAGGCCAATTACCTGCTCGGCTTGAACTCGGCCTTTGAACTGACCCAGCGCGGTTACGCCGACATTGGTTTCATCGGCGGCGCCGAAATCGATCCATACGGGAACCTGAACTCTACCATGATGGGGGACTTCCCGGACGGCTATCAAAAGCCTAAAACCCGCCTGCCTGGCAGCGGCGGCGCCAGCGACATGGCCTGCTCCTGCGAGCGCACAATTATAATCATGGTTCACGAACCCAGGCGCTTCAACGAAAAACTCAATTACATCACCAGCCCCGGCTACCTTGACGGTTCGCCCAACGCCCGCTGGCGCGCCGGGCTGGTAGGGCAGGGACCTTACCGCGTTATTACCACCAAGGCCATTTTAGGCTTTGACGATGAAACCAAACGGATGAAGCTTATCGCCACTCTTCCCGGCGAAACCGTCAAGAGCGTCCAGGATGCCACCGGTTTTGAATTAATCATACCCGATGACGTCTATGAGTTTGACCCGCCTACGGAAGAAGAAATTCGCCTGATCAGAGAGGTAATTGACCCAAAGGGATATTTCGTCAAGAAAAAAATCAAGGAATAA
- the ProP gene encoding permeases of the major facilitator superfamily, which translates to MPRWVPLLGGVLGSTTCGLLLYAFSVFIKPLRAQFGWTATEVQLAYAIAVLVFGLMTFPAGKLSDRFGPRPVVVIGGAILGIGFFMVSTIKTKADLGLLYLYYGLIAGFGGGLVYLPPIATAPKWWPDRRALATGLTVVGLGLGSFIMGPLATSMINAFGGALPVFRYVGIAMFFMAIIAGLCLQNPPPGYKPAGWNPPAPKEGAPKAGRDYTFGETIRTAQFWMLYLAYFCGSFAGLMVIGVIAAHGINEMNKALAASMGVAVSALPKDLTAAIAMKAAIATSCLNAANALVRILIGAIADKTGTRICFLVTFTLQVVAMLVLFPVGKILFLLCVVAIIIGWNYGAMFTLFPATCLQYFGPTAQGSNYGLLLTSCGIAGFVANLIAGQMFDRFGTYMVSFVIAAILVAIGVLVLAVTRPPRRLEA; encoded by the coding sequence ATGCCAAGATGGGTTCCGCTTTTAGGAGGCGTTCTGGGCAGCACTACCTGCGGGTTGCTTCTGTATGCTTTCAGCGTTTTCATTAAGCCGCTGAGGGCTCAGTTCGGATGGACTGCTACCGAGGTTCAGCTGGCTTATGCTATAGCCGTGCTTGTTTTCGGCCTGATGACTTTCCCGGCCGGAAAGCTGAGCGACAGGTTTGGCCCCAGGCCGGTGGTGGTTATCGGGGGTGCCATCCTTGGTATCGGCTTCTTCATGGTTTCAACCATAAAGACAAAAGCAGATTTAGGCCTCTTATATCTGTATTACGGTCTCATTGCAGGTTTTGGCGGCGGCCTGGTTTATCTCCCGCCCATTGCCACCGCACCAAAGTGGTGGCCCGACCGGAGGGCTCTGGCTACCGGACTTACGGTCGTCGGGCTCGGTTTGGGGTCGTTCATCATGGGCCCGCTGGCAACATCCATGATTAACGCCTTTGGCGGAGCGCTGCCAGTATTCAGGTATGTCGGCATAGCGATGTTCTTTATGGCCATCATTGCCGGCCTGTGCCTGCAGAACCCGCCGCCGGGCTATAAGCCGGCCGGGTGGAATCCGCCTGCGCCGAAAGAAGGGGCGCCAAAAGCGGGCAGGGACTACACCTTTGGGGAGACCATCAGAACCGCTCAGTTCTGGATGCTTTACCTGGCTTATTTCTGCGGTTCGTTTGCGGGCCTGATGGTGATCGGTGTTATTGCGGCCCACGGTATTAACGAGATGAACAAGGCGCTGGCTGCTTCTATGGGGGTTGCCGTAAGCGCGCTTCCCAAGGATTTAACCGCGGCAATTGCTATGAAGGCCGCTATTGCAACTAGTTGTCTGAATGCTGCCAACGCCCTGGTGCGCATACTGATCGGTGCTATAGCGGATAAGACGGGAACGAGGATTTGCTTCCTGGTTACTTTTACCCTGCAGGTAGTGGCGATGCTGGTGCTGTTCCCGGTAGGGAAAATCCTCTTCCTGCTGTGCGTGGTTGCCATTATCATTGGTTGGAACTACGGTGCCATGTTTACCCTTTTCCCGGCTACCTGCCTGCAGTACTTCGGTCCGACGGCTCAGGGCTCCAACTACGGCCTGCTGTTAACCTCATGTGGTATTGCCGGGTTCGTGGCGAATTTGATTGCAGGCCAGATGTTCGACAGGTTCGGGACGTACATGGTTTCCTTTGTGATTGCCGCAATCCTGGTTGCAATTGGCGTTCTGGTCCTGGCCGTAACGAGGCCGCCCAGAAGGCTGGAAGCCTAA